In a single window of the Caulobacter soli genome:
- a CDS encoding RHS repeat domain-containing protein, protein MATMLVCIWAGVPGVATAQDELQPPVRSLVDENGVDLMTGAIRMSRASASVGKSGEGALTNQDANGVSVLQGSISVDLDGVTTVSLNGNSETFKPVPNTYEFVPKEPTGGRLSYGVLGGMPNTSEYYYVTGSGAVAHYTRRATIGTAYLDDVVWPNGERLIYTYQVDYFCGQVDPEDGSCANYAKKRLLSVVSNYGYEYKVDYPPGGRLGATAVHMINNAVDYCAPVPDTCSTSVAWPTVTYSTGGDGATYSATISTDSAGRSASVRTYPSSSGVTPSIGYRLLGAEVDYVRVSQTSDAVARTAHADVTTPGGLWAYDYVTVTANNTYIRTATIKDPLQHTRVVVMDSLNKILLSDTDALNRTTTYTYDTYNRVTQITNPEGDATQYAYDGRGNVYQVTRIPKPNSGLSATTITAGYDGGCDNPKICNKPLWTRDALGHQTDYTYDPNHGGVLTVTAPAAANGVRPQTRYSYTPLYAWYKDASGAVVQSATPVYKLTGTSICNTTASCIGTADETRTTITYGGQGAPHSLLPVSTTVAAGDGSLSATTTVAYDAVGNQVSVDGPLPGANDVTRYRYDAARRVVGTIGPDPDGAGPLKYRATRTTYRADSAVLSTEQGVVTSPSDTDWAAFSALSTNTADYDGLGRKIAERTIGQGAIQTLAQYEYDALGRMRCSTQRMNPATFGAPPASACSLGTAGTDGPDRITVTEYDIVGQVVDVVTGYLTSSQRIEKLITYTPNGKMATVADGKGNLTTYGYDGFDRQASVRYPNASGGGSSTSDYDAYGYDAAGNLTTWRRRDGTSLTFTYDALNRAQNGLRGEAYGYDNLGRRTLTSYAGGTASSSFDPLGRMTSETTNGLAMSYQYDLAGNRIRMTWPDGFFVAYPRDSVGEVVGIYENGVTPVAAYGYDDLGRLGHSWLGHGAPAVDTWRAYDAASRLSALAHDPAGTAQDIVWNFTYSAAGQVKSRTASNALYEWGQAQANKTYTINGLNQLATVVSGTTDTVSYDLRGNMSVQGGTTYGYDALNNLISTSSGAALVYEPAGRLWQVTASGVTTNFLYSGSDLVAEYANGAVLRRYVPGVGMDAPALWYEGAGLGDLRYLSADPQGSIVSVANAAGGVIKTNIYDEYGNAPPAPNLGRFQYTGQIWLPEAGVYHYKARAYSPALGRFLQTDPAGYGDGLNWYAYVHNDPLNFNDPSGLRGCAWTICEADPTNVTAGGTPGWRPMGRNEYDARPGRSIVSISRFKTISPLRPTPEGPSDDDDDFDTELKIEMNVCRGLKPAALRAACYASAQERDWARRNNRPLPPLVTSLSVPHVNIPLPTAKQVARGAVVVGAGVAIGACVVLEPCGAAAATAIGVGGLAAAAAN, encoded by the coding sequence ATGGCGACGATGCTGGTTTGTATCTGGGCTGGCGTTCCTGGCGTGGCGACGGCTCAGGATGAACTGCAGCCTCCGGTGCGCAGTCTCGTCGACGAGAACGGCGTGGACCTGATGACGGGCGCCATCAGGATGTCGAGAGCCTCGGCTTCGGTGGGAAAGTCGGGTGAAGGGGCGTTGACGAACCAAGACGCCAACGGCGTGAGTGTCTTGCAGGGTAGTATCTCTGTCGATTTGGATGGTGTTACGACCGTATCGCTCAATGGTAATTCAGAGACGTTCAAACCAGTACCGAACACGTACGAGTTTGTGCCGAAAGAGCCCACTGGCGGTCGATTGTCCTACGGTGTTCTTGGGGGCATGCCGAATACAAGTGAATATTACTACGTAACCGGTAGCGGAGCAGTGGCGCACTACACGCGTCGCGCCACCATTGGGACGGCCTATCTGGACGACGTTGTCTGGCCGAACGGTGAAAGATTAATCTATACTTATCAGGTAGATTATTTTTGCGGGCAGGTGGATCCGGAAGACGGTAGTTGCGCGAATTACGCCAAGAAGCGATTGCTGTCCGTCGTAAGTAACTATGGATATGAGTACAAAGTCGATTATCCACCGGGCGGGAGGCTAGGCGCAACCGCCGTCCACATGATCAACAACGCCGTCGACTATTGCGCACCGGTTCCAGACACCTGCTCGACGTCCGTTGCTTGGCCGACGGTGACCTATTCCACGGGTGGTGACGGAGCGACCTACTCCGCCACGATCTCTACCGACTCGGCAGGTCGTTCGGCCTCGGTGAGGACATATCCGTCTTCTTCGGGCGTGACCCCCAGCATAGGCTACCGCCTCCTTGGGGCCGAGGTAGACTATGTGAGGGTCTCGCAAACGTCGGACGCCGTGGCGCGGACCGCGCACGCCGATGTCACGACGCCGGGCGGTTTATGGGCCTATGACTATGTCACCGTCACCGCCAACAACACCTACATTCGCACGGCGACCATCAAGGATCCGCTGCAGCATACCCGCGTCGTGGTTATGGACTCTTTGAACAAGATTCTGCTGTCCGACACAGACGCCCTGAACCGCACGACCACCTATACCTACGACACCTATAATCGCGTCACGCAAATCACGAACCCTGAAGGCGACGCCACGCAATACGCCTATGATGGCCGCGGCAATGTCTATCAGGTCACTCGGATTCCGAAGCCTAACTCGGGCTTGAGCGCCACCACGATCACCGCCGGCTACGACGGGGGCTGCGACAATCCCAAGATCTGCAACAAGCCGCTCTGGACGCGCGACGCCCTGGGTCATCAGACCGACTATACCTACGACCCCAACCACGGCGGCGTGCTCACGGTGACGGCCCCGGCCGCCGCCAACGGCGTTCGGCCCCAGACGCGTTACAGCTACACGCCCCTCTACGCCTGGTACAAGGACGCCTCGGGCGCTGTCGTCCAATCGGCCACGCCGGTCTACAAGCTGACGGGGACGTCGATCTGCAACACGACCGCGTCCTGCATCGGCACGGCGGACGAGACGCGCACCACGATCACCTATGGCGGTCAGGGGGCCCCGCACAGCCTGTTGCCCGTCTCCACGACGGTCGCCGCGGGCGACGGTTCGCTGTCGGCGACCACGACGGTGGCCTATGACGCCGTCGGCAACCAGGTTTCCGTCGACGGTCCCCTGCCGGGCGCGAACGACGTGACGCGCTATCGCTATGACGCCGCGCGGCGGGTCGTCGGAACCATAGGCCCCGATCCGGATGGCGCCGGGCCGCTGAAGTACCGCGCGACCCGAACGACCTACCGGGCGGACAGCGCGGTTCTATCGACGGAGCAGGGCGTGGTCACCAGCCCTTCGGACACCGATTGGGCGGCGTTTTCGGCGCTTAGCACCAACACCGCTGACTATGACGGCCTTGGGCGAAAGATCGCCGAGCGGACCATCGGTCAGGGCGCGATCCAGACCCTCGCCCAGTATGAGTATGACGCCCTAGGGCGTATGCGTTGCTCGACCCAGCGGATGAACCCCGCCACGTTCGGCGCGCCGCCTGCCTCGGCCTGTAGTCTGGGCACCGCCGGCACCGACGGGCCGGACCGGATCACTGTCACCGAATATGACATCGTCGGTCAGGTGGTCGACGTCGTGACTGGCTATCTGACCAGTTCACAGAGGATCGAGAAGCTCATCACCTATACGCCTAACGGCAAGATGGCGACGGTCGCCGACGGCAAAGGCAATCTGACGACCTACGGGTATGATGGCTTCGATCGACAGGCCTCTGTGCGTTATCCCAACGCTTCGGGCGGGGGCAGCTCGACCAGCGATTATGACGCTTACGGTTATGACGCGGCAGGCAATCTAACCACTTGGCGGCGACGCGACGGGACGTCGCTGACGTTCACCTATGACGCGCTGAACCGCGCCCAAAACGGGCTGCGCGGCGAGGCCTACGGCTATGACAATCTCGGCCGGCGCACGTTGACGTCCTACGCCGGCGGAACAGCCTCCTCCAGCTTCGATCCCCTAGGCCGGATGACCAGCGAGACCACAAACGGTCTGGCGATGTCCTACCAGTATGACCTGGCGGGCAACCGTATTCGGATGACCTGGCCCGATGGCTTCTTCGTCGCCTATCCGCGCGACAGCGTCGGCGAGGTCGTCGGCATCTATGAGAATGGCGTTACGCCGGTGGCGGCCTACGGCTATGACGATCTAGGCCGTCTTGGCCATTCCTGGCTCGGCCATGGCGCGCCGGCTGTCGACACCTGGCGAGCCTATGACGCCGCTTCTCGCCTTAGCGCCCTGGCTCACGACCCCGCTGGTACGGCCCAGGATATCGTTTGGAACTTCACCTACAGCGCCGCCGGCCAAGTCAAGAGCCGTACGGCCAGCAACGCACTCTATGAATGGGGCCAGGCGCAGGCCAACAAGACCTACACCATCAACGGCCTAAACCAACTGGCCACAGTAGTCAGTGGGACAACGGATACCGTGAGCTACGACCTTCGCGGCAACATGTCAGTCCAGGGCGGCACGACCTATGGCTATGACGCGCTTAATAACCTGATCAGCACCTCGTCGGGCGCGGCGCTGGTTTATGAGCCGGCCGGCCGTCTTTGGCAGGTGACGGCGAGCGGGGTGACGACCAACTTCCTGTATTCGGGCTCGGACTTGGTGGCCGAATACGCCAATGGCGCCGTGCTGCGCCGCTACGTGCCGGGCGTGGGAATGGACGCGCCTGCACTCTGGTACGAAGGGGCTGGCCTTGGCGATCTACGCTATCTGTCGGCTGACCCCCAAGGCTCGATCGTTTCGGTGGCCAACGCCGCTGGCGGGGTGATCAAGACGAATATCTACGACGAATACGGCAATGCGCCGCCAGCGCCCAATCTTGGACGGTTCCAGTACACCGGTCAGATCTGGCTGCCGGAGGCCGGGGTCTACCATTACAAGGCCCGGGCCTATTCCCCGGCCTTGGGGCGGTTTCTACAAACCGACCCCGCAGGCTATGGCGACGGCCTCAATTGGTATGCCTATGTTCACAACGATCCGCTGAATTTTAATGATCCAAGCGGCTTGCGGGGATGTGCATGGACGATTTGCGAGGCTGATCCGACCAATGTAACGGCCGGCGGCACGCCTGGCTGGCGGCCAATGGGGCGCAATGAATATGACGCGCGGCCAGGGCGCAGCATCGTTTCCATCTCGCGCTTCAAAACTATCAGCCCGCTTAGGCCGACGCCCGAGGGGCCGTCTGATGATGACGATGATTTTGATACAGAACTGAAAATTGAAATGAACGTTTGTCGCGGGCTTAAGCCGGCCGCTCTCAGGGCTGCCTGTTACGCTAGTGCTCAGGAGAGGGACTGGGCTCGACGCAACAACAGGCCCTTGCCGCCCCTGGTGACTTCTCTTTCTGTTCCCCATGTCAACATCCCTCTTCCTACTGCAAAGCAAGTTGCCCGTGGCGCCGTGGTGGTGGGTGCTGGCGTGGCGATTGGGGCGTGCGTGGTGTTGGAGCCGTGCGGAGCGGCCGCAGCGACTGCAATTGGTGTCGGGGGGCTCGCTGCCGCGGCAGCAAACTAG
- a CDS encoding Ig-like domain-containing protein encodes MAIALALLAAASMPVMSSAQVTTTYTYDPQGQVKTVVRSNKTVTYAYDAAGNRTALAVDDAPTAADGTLSVAYNSTASITPSTSGVVTGLVIDSNPAKGTVAISGTTLTYTAVWPNYGADSFTYHAVGPGGPSPTRTISVTIGNGAPPVANNGSISVNYNTPITFTYPVGGDYALAAIDTSPAHGSLSAPTYVINVGNQSVYTPQAGYSGPDSFTFHGASPFGNSPVRTMSVTVVPSYPAPTAPNASLSSSYNGSGAVTLPVGGPYTSIALLTAPAHGSASLSGATVTYIPVAGYYGADSFTYNATGPGGTSGVGVVSVSVANPPAPIVGNTSLASSYNGSGAVALPVSGIYSSIGFPVAPAHGSLGLSGTTVTYYPASGYFGTDSFAFNATGPGGTSAAGSVAVSVAGAPAPVLNPDTADVYSHQTVFVAPLANDSDPNGYPLTITGVSVSGGGTASVTAGGTQVQFNAPVVATKLSKTVTVTYTVSNGHGGVASSTISIFVETEYWDH; translated from the coding sequence GTGGCGATCGCTTTGGCCTTGCTTGCCGCCGCGAGCATGCCGGTCATGTCGTCGGCCCAGGTAACGACAACCTACACCTATGACCCACAGGGGCAGGTCAAGACCGTCGTTCGGTCGAACAAGACGGTGACGTACGCCTACGATGCGGCGGGCAACCGGACCGCGCTCGCCGTAGACGATGCGCCGACCGCGGCCGATGGAACGCTCAGCGTCGCCTACAACAGCACCGCCAGCATCACCCCCTCGACCTCAGGCGTGGTCACGGGATTGGTGATTGACAGCAATCCCGCCAAGGGCACGGTCGCGATCTCGGGTACGACCCTGACCTATACGGCGGTCTGGCCCAACTACGGTGCTGACAGCTTTACCTATCACGCCGTTGGTCCGGGCGGCCCGTCGCCGACGCGCACGATCAGCGTCACCATTGGAAACGGCGCGCCGCCGGTCGCCAACAACGGGTCGATCTCGGTCAACTACAACACGCCGATCACGTTCACCTATCCCGTCGGCGGCGACTATGCTCTAGCGGCGATCGACACCTCGCCCGCGCATGGTTCGCTCTCTGCGCCGACCTATGTCATCAATGTCGGCAATCAGTCTGTCTACACCCCACAGGCTGGCTACAGCGGGCCCGACAGCTTCACCTTTCACGGCGCCAGCCCGTTCGGCAACTCGCCGGTCCGGACAATGTCCGTCACGGTTGTTCCGTCGTACCCCGCGCCGACGGCTCCCAATGCGTCGCTGAGTTCGTCCTACAACGGTAGCGGCGCAGTGACTCTGCCGGTTGGTGGTCCCTACACCAGCATCGCTCTTCTTACCGCTCCGGCCCACGGCTCGGCAAGTTTGAGCGGCGCGACCGTCACCTACATTCCAGTGGCCGGTTACTATGGCGCGGACAGCTTTACTTACAACGCCACGGGACCTGGCGGGACCAGCGGCGTGGGTGTCGTTTCGGTCAGCGTCGCCAATCCTCCCGCGCCGATCGTGGGCAACACGTCGCTGGCCTCATCCTACAACGGTAGCGGCGCGGTAGCCCTGCCCGTATCTGGGATCTATTCCAGCATCGGCTTCCCGGTCGCGCCGGCTCACGGTTCATTGGGCTTGAGCGGCACGACGGTCACCTACTATCCGGCGAGCGGCTATTTCGGAACCGACAGCTTTGCGTTCAACGCCACTGGTCCAGGTGGAACCAGTGCTGCGGGCTCGGTGGCGGTGTCCGTCGCCGGCGCGCCGGCGCCGGTGCTGAACCCGGACACTGCGGACGTCTATTCGCATCAGACGGTGTTCGTGGCTCCGCTGGCCAATGACAGCGATCCGAACGGCTATCCGCTGACCATCACCGGCGTCAGCGTCAGCGGCGGCGGCACCGCCTCGGTGACCGCCGGCGGAACCCAGGTGCAGTTCAACGCCCCTGTCGTGGCCACGAAGCTCAGCAAGACCGTGACCGTCACCTACACCGTCAGCAACGGCCATGGCGGCGTTGCGTCCTCGACGATCAGTATCTTCGTCGAAACTGAATATTGGGATCACTAG
- a CDS encoding type II secretion system F family protein: protein MTDGQTFAYVALGADGKRVRGQVQGPSEQAAFERLRRQGLSPLKLRPAAAQVRGGGDPGLGDRESAEVLLSLADLLEAGADMRSALNVLLSRAQGSRVANACRRLLQDISAGEALDAAFARTLAPRHGFVAALVAAGEASGDLPQALRRAGEMLEAAIKLRQQLVGALAYPLFVLISTLAAAGVILLAVVPSLEPLVSEGGEGRAPILSGLLAASRLLREQGFVFAGGLGGVIVLTLILSRAGLLARPLDRLWLAGPWRRTTCALAFGGFAISLGSMLTAGAPMSDALRLAIRGVRSDLAKTRLRIVLQQVRQGVSLSQALQAVKGFPPTIVRLVSVGESAGALGRMLQRSGKLEEDAAVRDIEAAARLLGPVLIVLLGGLIGLMMAGLLSGVTELGQAALN, encoded by the coding sequence ATGACTGACGGCCAGACCTTCGCCTATGTGGCGCTGGGGGCCGACGGCAAGCGCGTGCGCGGCCAGGTGCAGGGACCCAGCGAGCAGGCCGCCTTCGAGCGCCTGCGCCGCCAGGGCTTGTCGCCGCTCAAGCTGCGGCCGGCGGCGGCTCAGGTCCGCGGCGGCGGCGACCCCGGCCTCGGGGACCGGGAAAGCGCCGAGGTCCTGCTCAGCCTGGCGGACCTTCTGGAAGCCGGCGCCGACATGCGCTCGGCGCTCAACGTCCTGCTCTCCCGGGCCCAGGGCTCGCGCGTCGCCAACGCCTGCCGCCGCCTGCTGCAGGACATCAGCGCCGGTGAGGCGCTCGACGCGGCCTTCGCCCGCACCCTGGCGCCCCGGCACGGCTTCGTGGCGGCCCTGGTCGCGGCGGGCGAGGCGTCCGGCGATCTGCCCCAGGCGCTGCGCCGGGCCGGGGAGATGCTGGAGGCGGCCATCAAGCTGCGCCAACAGTTGGTCGGCGCCCTGGCCTATCCGCTGTTCGTGCTGATCAGCACCCTGGCGGCGGCCGGCGTGATCCTGCTGGCCGTCGTGCCGTCGCTGGAGCCGCTGGTCAGCGAAGGCGGCGAGGGCAGGGCGCCGATCCTGTCGGGATTGCTGGCGGCCAGCCGCCTGTTGCGCGAGCAGGGCTTCGTCTTCGCCGGCGGTCTTGGCGGCGTGATCGTCCTGACGCTGATCCTTAGTCGAGCCGGACTGCTGGCCCGGCCCCTCGACCGTCTCTGGCTCGCGGGGCCCTGGCGGCGCACAACCTGCGCCCTGGCGTTTGGGGGCTTCGCGATCTCGCTGGGTTCGATGCTGACGGCTGGCGCGCCGATGAGCGACGCCCTGCGGCTGGCCATTCGCGGCGTGCGCTCGGACCTGGCCAAGACCCGCCTGCGGATCGTGCTGCAGCAGGTGCGTCAGGGCGTGTCGCTGTCCCAGGCCCTACAGGCCGTAAAGGGCTTTCCGCCAACCATCGTGCGGCTGGTCTCGGTGGGGGAGTCGGCAGGGGCCCTGGGGCGGATGCTGCAGCGTTCCGGCAAATTGGAGGAGGACGCCGCGGTGCGCGATATCGAGGCGGCCGCACGACTGTTGGGACCGGTCCTGATCGTCCTGCTTGGCGGGCTGATCGGCTTGATGATGGCCGGATTGCTGTCTGGCGTGACCGAGCTAGGGCAGGCTGCGCTGAACTGA
- a CDS encoding GspE/PulE family protein gives MTPVRSPSRAEARARLLEDLIERDLVETAALSRAELVAVRTGQPVEQVLNQLGVLSDEDLTNAYAQAAGCEIWEPRRQPVTVEIASLGVTTDFLRRARLLPIDASGPALVCAACDPLDDEALAGLVFAANRPVSVLAARPAEWRRAFDERHGPEGAAPAEAVDERRLAREIDQVSDGAVEGGGARLVAEAFEEAIALGASDIHFEPRRHDLRVRLRVDGRMVDYRVVAADMAAPAVSRIKVIANLNLGERRLPQDGRTSFVIGGKSVDVRVATAPTVFGEAAVLRILDRSAVPLELDGLGLARDVTEVLRQAGRAPHGIFLVTGPTGSGKTTTLYALLETFTGSPKKVLSAEDPVEYHFDHVSQTQVAPQLGLTFAAALRSFLRQDPDVILVGEIRDPETAAVAIQAAMTGHLVLASIHANDALAVLPRLLDMGVEPYQLAAAFRGAVAQRLVRRLCPHCRETTAPTEAELGFVANQGLAAPMRIFRAQGCPACKGAGFRGRVPIAEAFLTDEALLRAIADRQSAAEIGRLARHLGLASMAADGLDKAMRGETTLEEVMGAVHD, from the coding sequence ATGACGCCGGTCCGTAGCCCTTCGCGCGCCGAGGCGCGCGCGCGCCTGCTCGAGGACCTGATCGAGCGCGACCTTGTCGAGACCGCCGCCCTGTCCCGGGCCGAACTGGTCGCCGTGCGCACGGGCCAGCCGGTCGAGCAGGTGCTGAACCAGCTGGGCGTGCTGTCGGACGAGGATCTGACCAACGCCTACGCCCAGGCGGCGGGTTGCGAGATCTGGGAGCCGCGTCGCCAACCCGTGACCGTCGAGATCGCCAGCCTGGGCGTCACCACCGACTTCCTACGCCGCGCCCGCCTGTTGCCGATCGACGCGAGCGGCCCGGCCCTGGTCTGTGCCGCCTGCGATCCCTTGGACGACGAGGCTCTGGCCGGCCTCGTCTTCGCGGCCAATCGTCCGGTCAGCGTGCTGGCCGCGCGTCCCGCCGAGTGGCGGCGAGCTTTCGATGAGCGCCACGGCCCCGAGGGCGCCGCGCCGGCTGAGGCGGTGGACGAGCGTCGCCTGGCCCGCGAGATCGACCAAGTTTCGGATGGCGCGGTAGAGGGCGGCGGCGCGCGTCTGGTGGCCGAAGCGTTCGAGGAGGCCATCGCCCTGGGCGCGTCCGACATCCATTTCGAACCCCGCCGCCACGACCTGCGCGTCCGACTGCGGGTGGACGGGCGGATGGTCGACTACCGTGTGGTGGCCGCCGACATGGCCGCGCCGGCGGTGTCGCGGATCAAGGTGATCGCCAACCTCAACCTGGGCGAACGACGCCTGCCGCAGGACGGGCGCACCTCGTTCGTGATCGGCGGCAAGTCGGTCGATGTCCGGGTGGCCACGGCCCCGACGGTGTTCGGCGAGGCCGCCGTGCTGCGGATTCTCGACCGCAGCGCTGTCCCGCTCGAACTCGACGGCCTGGGCCTGGCGCGGGACGTGACCGAGGTGCTGCGCCAGGCCGGCCGCGCGCCGCACGGCATCTTCCTGGTCACCGGCCCCACCGGCAGCGGCAAGACGACCACGCTCTACGCCCTGCTGGAAACCTTCACCGGCTCGCCCAAGAAGGTGTTGAGCGCCGAGGACCCGGTCGAATACCATTTCGATCACGTCTCCCAGACCCAGGTCGCCCCGCAACTGGGCCTGACCTTCGCCGCCGCCCTGCGCTCGTTCCTGCGCCAGGACCCGGATGTCATCCTGGTGGGGGAAATTCGCGATCCGGAGACGGCGGCCGTGGCCATCCAGGCGGCCATGACCGGCCATCTGGTCCTGGCCTCGATCCACGCCAACGACGCCCTGGCGGTGTTGCCTCGTCTGCTGGACATGGGCGTGGAGCCGTATCAGCTGGCGGCGGCGTTCCGGGGCGCGGTGGCCCAGCGGTTGGTGCGGCGTCTGTGTCCGCACTGCCGGGAGACGACGGCGCCGACCGAGGCCGAGCTGGGCTTCGTCGCCAACCAAGGCCTGGCCGCGCCGATGCGGATCTTCCGCGCCCAGGGGTGTCCGGCCTGCAAGGGGGCCGGCTTCCGTGGGCGCGTGCCGATCGCCGAGGCCTTCCTGACCGACGAGGCCCTGCTCAGGGCCATCGCCGATCGTCAGTCGGCCGCCGAGATCGGACGCCTGGCCCGCCATTTGGGCCTGGCCAGCATGGCCGCCGACGGCCTGGACAAGGCGATGCGCGGCGAGACCACGCTGGAGGAAGTGATGGGCGCGGTCCATGACTGA
- a CDS encoding prepilin peptidase yields MNLLGAILALPVGAVVGSFAVTAGLRWARGEQALSGRSRCDGCATPLGYGATVPIVSYVRLGGACACCRAPIHRGHFVGEVLGAVLAMVSVATLPIGSALAAAALGLVLIAAAAADAVVRRLPDLASLAVAILGVGLSLLRGPEAVLAGLVAGVLTGGALLLLRRGFAARRGDPGLGLGDVKLAIALALWLGAATPWAVALAGLFGLLQVRVAKPADGRIAFGPVLAASGWVVGLALQAGLFGDLIP; encoded by the coding sequence ATGAACCTGCTGGGCGCCATTCTGGCTCTGCCCGTAGGGGCGGTCGTCGGCAGCTTCGCCGTCACGGCTGGTTTGCGCTGGGCGCGAGGCGAGCAGGCGCTGAGCGGGCGCTCGCGTTGCGACGGTTGCGCCACGCCTCTGGGATATGGCGCCACCGTCCCGATCGTCTCCTACGTGCGGTTGGGCGGGGCTTGCGCGTGTTGTCGCGCGCCGATCCATCGGGGACACTTCGTTGGCGAGGTCCTGGGCGCCGTACTGGCGATGGTCAGTGTCGCGACCTTGCCGATCGGGTCGGCGCTGGCGGCCGCCGCGCTTGGCTTGGTGTTGATCGCCGCCGCGGCCGCCGACGCCGTCGTGCGCCGGTTGCCAGATTTGGCCAGTCTGGCCGTGGCGATCCTGGGCGTTGGTCTTTCGCTGTTGCGGGGACCCGAAGCCGTGCTGGCCGGCCTTGTCGCGGGCGTCCTGACGGGCGGCGCCCTGCTTCTGCTACGTCGAGGTTTCGCCGCCCGGCGAGGTGATCCCGGCCTGGGTCTGGGAGACGTCAAACTGGCCATCGCCCTGGCCCTATGGCTGGGCGCGGCGACGCCCTGGGCCGTGGCGCTGGCTGGCCTGTTCGGCCTTCTCCAGGTCCGCGTGGCCAAGCCCGCCGACGGCAGAATCGCCTTCGGACCCGTCCTGGCGGCCAGCGGCTGGGTGGTCGGCCTAGCCCTGCAGGCGGGCCTGTTCGGAGACCTGATCCCATGA
- the gspG gene encoding type II secretion system major pseudopilin GspG, translated as MLVVIAIIGLIAAVLTPNLMGQLGRARVKSAQLQLESVAAAVEMFHSDTGRYPTAGEGLKVLITEPADVEGWTGPYLKSAANLKDPWTNDILYRVVDDDGDFKVVSLGSDRKVGGSGTKRDLVAPK; from the coding sequence ATGCTGGTGGTCATCGCGATCATCGGCCTGATTGCCGCGGTGCTGACGCCAAACCTGATGGGGCAGCTGGGGCGCGCCCGTGTGAAATCCGCCCAGCTGCAGCTGGAGTCGGTGGCCGCCGCCGTCGAGATGTTCCACTCTGACACCGGCCGCTACCCAACGGCCGGCGAAGGACTCAAGGTGCTGATCACCGAGCCGGCTGACGTCGAGGGCTGGACCGGTCCCTATCTGAAATCGGCCGCCAACCTGAAGGATCCGTGGACCAACGACATCCTCTATCGCGTCGTCGACGATGACGGGGATTTCAAAGTCGTCAGTCTCGGCTCCGACCGCAAGGTCGGTGGATCGGGGACCAAACGCGATCTGGTCGCGCCGAAATGA